From the genome of Nasonia vitripennis strain AsymCx chromosome 1, Nvit_psr_1.1, whole genome shotgun sequence, one region includes:
- the LOC107982231 gene encoding uncharacterized protein LOC107982231 isoform X1 has translation MIALAAATLLHIMKLFIAHKKDAVVSNQNNTGICFCGDDRIIHLISIISKIEYENLLKKIAVNCIMIIEILEQLIMNKFSITRMFEIHFYFGVHSWLIAIHMGLNSFKNRHKFYSSFCLLIPEYVSDFEKVYLKQYTCWNK, from the exons ATGATAGCATTAGCAGCTGCAACACTGTTACAC attatgaaacTTTTTATTGCGCACAAAAAAGATGCTGTTGTCAGCAATCAGAATAATACTGGAATATGTTTTTGTGGAGATGATAGGATAATTCACCTTATTTCTATCATATCGAAGATTGAG TACGAAAATTTACTCAAAAAAATAGCTGTCAACTGCATCATGATAATCGAGATTTTGGAACAATTGATCATGAACAAATTCTCAATAACAAGAATGTTTGAAATTCATTTCTATTTTG GTGTTCATTCTTGGTTAATAGCAATTCACATGGGATTGAATTCCTTTAAAAACCGTCATAAATTCTACTCATCGTTCTGCCTTTTAATACCTGAATATGTATCAGATTTCGAAAAAGtgtatttaaaacaatatactTGTTGGAACAAATGA
- the LOC103316449 gene encoding uncharacterized protein LOC103316449 → MYSSNPNSNLNYAYLGNLLYGVNCEEETKNIEGMKNLTFWFVLCKQKINTEEVTCTLLFYHVSLYEKIILSILIVQGILLLLLLLSWLFQQVSDSSENVFKAVRT, encoded by the exons ATGTACTCATCAAACCCTAACTCTAACCTAAACTACGCGTATTTAGGTAACTTACTTTACGGTGTAAACTGCGAGGAGGAGACAAAAAACATTGAGGGCATGAAGAACTTAACTTTTTGGTTTGTTTtatgcaaacaaaaaataaatacagaaGAAGTTACATGTACT CTACTATTTTATCACGTTAGCCTATATGAGAAGATCATCCTTTCAATACTTATTGTGCAAGGTATACTGCTCCTGTTACTCCTTCTAAGTTGGTTATTTCAACAAGTATCTGATAGTAGTGAAAACGTTTTCAAAGCTGT GAGAACATAG
- the LOC100114989 gene encoding elongation factor 1-alpha, translating to MGKEKIHINIVVIGHVDSGKSTTTGHLIYKCGGIDKRTIEKFEKEAQEMGKGSFKYAWVLDKLKAERERGITIDIALWKFETAKYYVTIIDAPGHRDFIKNMITGTSQADCAVLIVAAGIGEFEAGISKNGQTREHALLAFTLGVKQLIVGVNKMDMTEPPYSEARFEEIKKEVSSYIKKIGYNTASVAFVPISGWHGDNMLEPSPKTAWYKGWKVERKDGNADGKTLIEALDAILPPSRPTDKPLRLPLQDVYKIGGIGTVPVGRVETGILKPGMVVTFAPAALTTEVKSVEMHHEALTEALPGDNVGFNVKNISVKELRRGYVAGDSKNQPPRGAQDFTAQVIVLNHPGQISNGYTPVLDCHTAHIACKFAEIKEKCDRRTGKTTEENPKSVKTGDAAIVLLQPTKPMCVEAFQEFPPLGRFAVRDMRQTVAVGVIKSVNFKDLQGKVTKAAEKAQKKK from the exons ATGGGCAAGGAGAAGATCCACATAAACATCGTGGTGATCGGTCACGTCGATTCCGGCAAGTCGACGACGACCGGCCACCTGATCTACAAATGCGGCGGCATCGACAAGCGTACCATCGAAAAATTCGAGAAAGAAGCCCAGGAGATGGGCAAAGGCAGCTTCAAGTACGCCTGGGTACTGGACAAGCTGAAAGCCGAGCGTGAGCGCGGCATCACCATCGACATCGCCCTCTGGAAGTTCGAGACGGCCAAGTACTACGTGACCATCATCGACGCGCCCGGACATCGGGACTTCATCAAGAACATGATAACCGGCACGAGTCAGGCCGACTGTGCCGTTCTCATCGTCGCTGCTGGAATCG GTGAGTTCGAGGCCGGCATCTCGAAGAACGGGCAGACGCGCGAGCACGCGCTGCTGGCCTTCACCTTGGGCGTCAAGCAGCTGATCGTCGGCGTCAACAAGATGGACATGACCGAGCCCCCCTACTCGGAGGCGCGATTCGAGGAGATCAAGAAGGAGGTGTCGTCGTACATCAAGAAGATCGGTTACAATACCGCCTCGGTGGCCTTCGTACCGATCTCCGGCTGGCACGGGGACAACATGCTCGAGCCGTCGCCCAAGACCGCCTGGTACAAGGGCTGGAAGGTCGAGCGCAAGGATGGAAATGCCGATGGAAAGACGCTCATCGAGGCTCTGGACGCTATCTTGCCGCCGTCGCGGCCAACTGATAAGCCGCTGCGTCTGCCGCTGCAG GACGTCTACAAGATCGGCGGAATCGGCACTGTACCGGTGGGTCGAGTCGAGACCGGCATCCTGAAGCCGGGCATGGTGGTGACCTTCGCCCCGGCAGCCCTGACCACCGAGGTCAAGTCCGTGGAGATGCACCACGAGGCTCTGACCGAAGCTCTTCCCGGCGACAACGTCGGCTTCAACGTCAAGAACATCTCGGTCAAGGAGTTGCGCCGTGGCTACGTAGCCGGCGACTCGAAGAACCAGCCGCCTCGCGGTGCCCAGGACTTCACCGCTCAGGTCATCGTCCTCAATCATCCGGGACAGATCAGCAACGGGTACACGCCTGTGCTCGACTGTCACACAGCTCACATAGCTTGCAAGTTCGCCGAGATCAAGGAGAAGTGCGACCGTCGTACAG GTAAAACAACGGAGGAGAATCCGAAGAGCGTGAAGACAGGAGACGCGGCCATagtgctgctgcagccgacGAAGCCCATGTGCGTCGAGGCTTTCCAGGAGTTTCCGCCGCTCGGCAGATTCGCCGTGCGCGACATGCGGCAGACCGTCGCTGTGGGGGTCATCAAG AGCGTGAATTTCAAAGATCTCCAGGGCAAGGTAACAAAGGCCGCGGAGAAGGCCCAGAAGAAAAAGTAA
- the LOC107982231 gene encoding uncharacterized protein LOC107982231 isoform X2 has protein sequence MIALAAATLLHIMKLFIAHKKDAVVSNQNNTGICFCGDDRIIHLISIISKIEVFILG, from the exons ATGATAGCATTAGCAGCTGCAACACTGTTACAC attatgaaacTTTTTATTGCGCACAAAAAAGATGCTGTTGTCAGCAATCAGAATAATACTGGAATATGTTTTTGTGGAGATGATAGGATAATTCACCTTATTTCTATCATATCGAAGATTGAG GTGTTCATTCTTGGTTAA
- the LOC100116642 gene encoding sialin-like: protein MSFDSFFMMNKVMFTDIRRGCINVSQRYIFSLMCFFALFNAFAMRGCLSIAITEMAMSTNNDEGLVEEETCSYSDDIVPDNSTSSTGSTKGTYDWDEFTQGLILSSFYWGYVVTHLPGGWVAEKYGGKHTLGFGILLTAVFTLLTPAAIYVGDSTALIILRIFMGLGEGTTYPAINVLLAKWTPPEERSRTASFVYAGALIGTVYATTVSGWILQYSSIGWPLVFYVMGTISVIWFFIWLPACYNSPKDHPFISEKEVNYLNERMNEHTHEKPPPVPWRHILSSKPLWAVIIALIGFNWSILSIITDLPKYLSGVLKFSVANNGYLTSLVYLCMWIGGNTSPWLADYLISKKNVSTTKVRKYGSIVALAISSSFIVAASYAGCDRVLVIGMFTVAMTMMGAAYPSVMVNPLDLSPNYAGTLMALTNGLSALTGIAGPYLIGIMTPNQTLGEWRFVFWILFGVSIVSNAIFLVFGSGDVEYWNDPEFVRNEISEKERKRSNAA from the exons ATGAGTTTTGACTCGTTTTTTATGATGAACAAGGTTATGTTTACCGACATTCGAAGAGGCT GTATAAACGTTTCGCAGCGATACATATTCTCACTGATGTGCTTCTTCGCACTGTTCAATGCATTTGCAATGCGTGGTTGTCTATCGATTGCCATCACGGAAATGGCAATGTCCACAAACAATGACGAAGGCCTCGTCGAGGAAGAAACCTGTTCCTACTCAGATGACATAGTGCCGGACAATAGTACCAGTAGTACTGGATCAACCAAAGGTACTTACGACTGGGACGAATTTACTCAG GGCCTCATACTGTCGTCATTCTACTGGGGCTACGTGGTGACGCATCTCCCAGGCGGTTGGGTAGCCGAGAAATACGGCGGCAAGCACACATTGGGCTTCGGAATTTTGTTAACAGCCGTTTTCACGCTGCTAACACCTGCAGCCATCTACGTAGGCGACTCCACTGCTCTCATAATTCTGAGGATCTTCATGGGTCTCGGCGAGGGTACGACCTATCCGGCGATCAACGTGCTTCTAGCCAAGTGGACTCCACCTGAGGAGAGATCGAGAACTGCATCCTTCGTTTACGCTGGAGCCTTGATTGGCACGGTTTATGCAACTACTGTGTCTGGTTGGATACTGCAGTATTCGAGTATAGGATGGCCGCTAGTATTTTACGTCATGGGGACGATCAGCGTCATTTGGTTCTTCATTTGGCTGCCGGCCTGCTACAATAGTCCAAAGGATCATCCCTTCATTTCCGAGAAAGAG GTAAACTACCTGAACGAGCGAATGAACGAGCACACCCACGAGAAGCCGCCACCAGTTCCATGGCGACACATTCTATCATCGAAACCCTTATGGGCAGTGATAATCGCGCTGATCGGCTTCAACTGGTCCATCCTCAGCATAATCACTGACTTACCCAAGTACCTCAGCGGCGTGCTCAAGTTCTCCGTAGCGAACAATGGCTACCTCACGTCCCTGGTCTACCTGTGCATGTGGATCGGCGGCAACACTAGTCCCTGGCTCGCGGATTACCTTATCTCCAAGAAGAACGTTTCCACCACTAAAGTGCGCAAGTACGGCTCCATCGTGGCTCTTGCCATCTCGTCCTCCTTCATTGTCGCAGCCTCGTACGCCGGTTGCGACCGTGTGCTCGTTATCGGTATGTTCACCGTGGCGATGACGATGATGGGCGCTGCGTATCCCAGTGTCATGGTGAATCCCCTGGATCTCAGTCCCAATTACGCAGGGACTTTGATGGCTCTCACGAATGGACTGTCGGCTCTTACGGGAATCGCAGGACCTTACCTCATAGGGATCATGACACCGAATCAGACTCTGGGTGAGTGGAGGTTCGTGTTCTGGATTCTATTTGGGGTGTCGATCGTAAGCAACGCGATCTTTTTGGTGTTTGGAAGTGGAGATGTTGAGTACTGGAACGATCCGGAATTTGTGAGGAACGAGATCAGTGAGAAGGAGAGGAAGAGATCCAATGCTGCATAA